A portion of the Kiritimatiellia bacterium genome contains these proteins:
- a CDS encoding zinc ABC transporter substrate-binding protein: MLQRKIIFLIWAVVFLAAPAARGQTNAPSPVIVCTTTHLSALVEALAGGTLRPETIVPWGMCPGHFELKRSDIEKIRRADLVLRHGYEQFLSAFENDKSYAPITAVAVPGNWMVPAVQKKAAEQTAKILAERFPRNAEIIRAGLAAHCGRIDSLEKELRPFLEKTRNVPVVCSAMSADYAGWAGLMVAAEYKRDEDLSLRNLQEVIQKARDARARLVIDNRQSSGKTGQTLARELDLPLAVISNFPEPDSSGRASYAVSLRSNVMAVCDCACPEP; encoded by the coding sequence ATGTTGCAACGGAAGATCATATTTCTCATTTGGGCGGTTGTTTTTCTGGCGGCGCCTGCGGCCAGGGGGCAAACCAATGCGCCGTCTCCTGTTATCGTCTGCACCACCACGCATTTGAGCGCGCTGGTGGAAGCGCTGGCCGGCGGCACGCTGCGGCCGGAAACAATCGTGCCGTGGGGTATGTGCCCGGGACATTTTGAGCTGAAGCGCAGTGATATAGAAAAAATCAGGCGGGCCGACCTTGTTCTCCGGCATGGTTACGAGCAGTTTCTTTCCGCCTTTGAAAATGATAAATCTTATGCGCCCATAACCGCCGTTGCCGTGCCCGGCAACTGGATGGTTCCCGCCGTCCAGAAAAAGGCGGCGGAACAGACGGCAAAAATTCTGGCGGAAAGATTCCCGCGGAACGCGGAAATTATCCGTGCCGGGCTGGCGGCTCATTGCGGGCGTATTGATTCCCTTGAAAAGGAACTGCGCCCGTTTCTGGAAAAAACGCGCAACGTGCCGGTGGTCTGTTCCGCCATGAGCGCGGATTACGCGGGGTGGGCCGGGCTGATGGTGGCGGCCGAATATAAACGTGACGAGGATTTGTCGTTGCGCAATCTGCAGGAGGTTATCCAAAAGGCGCGGGATGCGCGCGCGCGGCTGGTAATTGACAACCGCCAGAGCAGCGGCAAGACGGGGCAGACGCTGGCGCGCGAGCTTGATCTGCCGCTGGCCGTCATCAGTAATTTTCCCGAGCCGGACTCTTCCGGCCGGGCCAGCTATGCGGTTTCCCTGAGAAGCAATGTCATGGCGGTGTGCGATTGCGCTTGTCCTGAACCGTGA